Below is a genomic region from Streptomyces ferrugineus.
GACTCGCGCTGGCCCGGTCCCGGTCCGCCGGCCGGGGCGGCGACGCGAAGCGGGCGGCCGTGGTGTCCCTGGTGGCGGGCCTGAGCGGCATGGCCGTCGGCGCGCTGAACCTGGCCGTCGCCGACGGCGGTCCCGGCACCGGCAACGGAGTGGTCGGCGGCGCCATGGCCCTGGTGCTGGGGCTGGCCGCCACGGTCCTCGGCCGACTGGCCCTGGTCCGCTCCCGCCGCGGGCAGGAGGAGTCCGCGAGCGGCAGGGGAGCGCGACGGACACGGCCTGCATCGTGATCGTCCGTCGGGCGATCGGTTCGGGCCTCACTCGGCGAGTTTGAGCACGACGCACACGTAAAGGGAAAGTCCGAGCACGGTGCCGAGCCAGACGGCGGCGGTGTGGAAGGCGAGCCGGCCGGGGGCCGGGAGCATGCCGAGGTGGACCAGGGCCGCCCTGCTCACCCGGGGCCGGGGCCCGTGCCTGGGCAAGCGTTCGAGGGCTCGGCGCAGCGCCCTGTGGGAGGCCGGGTCGGTGAGGCCGAGGGACGCGGCGTGGGCGTCACGCACCAGCACGACGCGTTCCGAGACACCGCTGCGGGAGAAGTAGGTCAGCAGCCGGACCCGCTCGATCCGGGACAGGTCCACGGTGCGCTCACCGGTCAGGGTCCGCGCGGTCATGAGGTCTCCGGAGCGACGCGGCCGCGACTTCGCGGTGCTCAGTTCGGTGAGCAGCAGGAGTCCGGCCGGTCCCGCGATCAGCCCCAGCACGATCGCCACCGGTGCGGGAAACAGGCCGGCGCCCGCCACGGCGAGCGCGGCGAAGGGCGACGCGACGAGCGCTCCGGCGAAGGCGGTCCAGCGGCGCGCCCGTCGCCGGGCCGCCGCGGGAGACGTCCACTGGTGTGTGTACCGCGCTTTCACCCGGCTCTTGAGCACCGTGACCCCCTTGGGTGAAGTCTGCCCTCGCGGAGAACCCTCGTCACCGTCACCGCCCGGCCGGGCAGTTCGCCCAGAGCGCGGAGAGGGCTTCGGGGATCTGCGCGACAGCGCCGCAGCCCTGGGCGCCACGGGGGAAGCCGTCGCTGGTGAGGTAGGTCCAGCCGCCCGCGGAAGTGCCGCGGAAGTACTTGGTGGCACTGCCCTCGTCCTGCATGCCCACCAGTTCGTCGTGCGTGGCACCGGGGGTGGCCTCGAAACGGGTGGCGGCGTAGCGGACGCCGTCGCACTGGCCGTAGAAGAACTGCCCCGGCGTCGGCCGGATATGGACGAACCGGGGAAAGCTGCGCCGGTACGCCCCCGTCACGGCGGCCTTCACCTGGCTGCCGGCGGTCAGGTTGCGGCAGCCCGGGCGGTCTGCGGGCACGCTGACGTTCACGGCGGGAGTGGGGGATGTGGCCCTCGGAGTGGCAGGACCAGTCGTAGGGGTGCCGGTCGGCGTCGGGGCCTGCGCGGAAGGCGACGACGGGGGCGCGGAGGAAGGGGAGGGGGAGGCCGAGGCGGATGCGGGTGTGTCCGAGCCGGCGTGGGAATCCGGCGGCTCCTGGCACCCTGCCAACGCCAGGATCCCGAAACCCACCACCGCTGTCACCGACGTACCTCTGAAGCCCGGCATGGAGCCCTCTCTTCGACCGTTCTCAACCGTTCTCGACCGTTGAAGCTACGGCTAGACACACGGGACGGCGCCAAGGTTGCGGCGACGTGCCGGACCCGGCAACGTCGCGGGCCGGAAGCTGCCGTACACCGCACAAGCCGGCGCAACCCGGCCGATGGCACGATTCCGCCCATGAGCGGTGTCCGGGAAGTGACCTGTCGTCCCCGTCTGAAGCCCACCGTGAGGCGGTTCGTCGTCCTCGCGGCGGCCGGGGCGATCCTGTCCGGGACGGGGCTGGCCGTCGTGCGCGTGGCGTACAGGGACGGGCCGGCGGACGCGTGGGTCTGCGTGGGCTTGTTCGCCGCGCTGCTCGGCGTCGTGTTCCTGTACGGGGCCGTCGCCAAGGTGAGGGCCGACGCGTACGGCGTGCGCTCCCGGACGCTGCTGCGCCGCCGCAGCGTGCCGTGGCACGACATCGCCGACCTGCGCGTGTACGTGCAGTACGCGCGTAGCCAGGAGATCCAACGCATCGAGATGGTGCTGCGCGGCGGACGCACCCGCCGCCTGCCCCTGCCGGCCAGCGCGTCCTCGGACGACCGGGCCGACTTCGACGCCAAGCTGGACGCTCTGCGCGCGCTGCACCGCCTGTACGGCACCCCGGAGTCCAGCCACGTCGCCGTCATCTCCAAGCGCACCGCCGGTCGCGGTACGGCCGTGCCGCTGACCCTGTGCGTGCTGCTGCTCGCGGGCGCGGGACTGGCCGCCTGGTTCGTGCCGGCCACGGAGTCGCTGAAGCGTGCGTGGGAGTCGGCCGTCCCGTGCGCCGCCGAGGCGCCCGCCCGAGAGTGCCTGACCACCCTGCCGGCCGTGATCACCCGGGCCGAGGTCGGCAAGGGGAAGCAGCGCAGCTGGCTGTACTTCGCCGAGGGCCGGCCGCTGGAGCGGCTGTCGGTCTCACAGGAGGGCGCCCGGGGGTTCCGGCCCGGCGACCGCGTCGAACTCACCGTCTGGCGCCGCGAGGTGAGGGAGGTCACCGGCGAGCACCACGTCTGGCGCGAGCACTTCCCGGGCGGCGGAGACGTCGCCGTCGTCGCCGCCGGGTGCGCGCTCGCCGCGGGCTACCCCGCCTCCTTGGTGCTGCTGCGCCGACGCGGGCGCCGGCTGCCCGCCGACGAGGTCCTGCCGTCGGCGCTTCCGTTCGCGGGCGCCCTGGTCGCCACGGCCCTGTGGCTGCTCCCGCTCTGCTACCTCCACCCCACGGCCCCGCCGACCTCCCCCGGGGGACTCACCTGGGCGGTCGCGGGCTCCCTGGCCACGCTGGGCCTGTTCACCTGGGCCTGGCGCGCGACCCGCATCCGTACGCCCCACAAGGCCGCAGCGGCCCGAACACTCCGGAAGCCCTCCGACGAGGACGAGGACGAGGAGGTCTTCCTGGCCGCCCGCTTCCTGGAGTCCACCGACTACAACCCGAACAACTTCGGCACCCACATCGTCCTGGGCGGCGGCCCGCCCGCCGTCACACCCCACCCCGGCCCGGGCCGGTTCGCGGCGAAGCGGATCCCGGTGGAGCGGCTCACCGTCAAGGACGTACGGCGCCCCCGCGGCGGCGACGGTGACACCGTCCCCAGAGGCTGGCAGATCGCCGAACTCGACGACGCGGGCCGACCGGTCCACCTCGCGGCCGCTCCCGCCGACCTGGCCCGCATCGTCCAGGCGCTGAGCACCCCGAGAACGCCCGCGCACGTCACGCGCCCCGACCTGTGACCGCCGATCCCCGAGGGGCGTCCCGCTGACCCGCTCTCAGCCCCGCGCGCCGACGGCGAGCCCGCAGGTGCCCGACCTCGATGCCCCGTCCAGCCCCGTCAGCTCCACCACGACCCGGCCCTCGGCGTCCTGGCTGTAGGCGATCGTGCAGGTCAGCTGGCGCACAGCGGTGCTGTCCAGGCCCTCCAGGGCGAGGGGCAGCCGGGCCGTGACCCCGCCGCCCGGGGTGGGCCCGACCTCGGCGGTCCGGCCGGGGCGGGCGGCGGGCAGGGCGGTGCTCAGGCCGACGGCCCGGTCTTCCTCCCGCGGACCGTCGAGCAGCGCCATGACGACCTTCGCCGGCGCCACCGATGCGGCCGCGTCGCCGGAGTTCCGCGCCCCGGAGCCCGGGTCGATGTACTCCTCGCCGAACCCGGCCGAGGGCTCGGTCGTCCGGATCACGGGGCTCAGTCCTCCGCCGGGGGAACGGAAGAAGAGCAGCATGTCGGAGTCCCGGTTCAGGAAGGCCTGGAAGGAGGCGGGGCCGCCCGCCTCGATGACGTCGGTCTCCTGGATGCCGCAGCCGCCGAGCAGCGGTACGGCCACCACGACGGCGACCGCCGCCGCGCACCGGCGCGTCCGCGCACGCCTCATCCCCCGGCCCCCTCCGCGTGAAGCGGTATCTCCACGGTGAAGACGGCACCGGCCCCGGGGAGGTTCCCCGCGCGGATCGTTCCGTCGTGCAGCCTCACGTTCTCCTGGGTGATCGCCAGTCCCAGGCCGCTGCCCGCCGAGCGGGTGCGGGCCGCGTCGGCCTTGAAGAAGCGGTCGAAGACGTGCGGGAGCACCTCGGGGCGGATGCCGGGGCCGCTGTCCGCGATCTCGGTGATCAGCACGGGGGTGCCCGGGGAGCGGGCCTCGGTGCGCAGGCGCACCGTGACGGGCGCGCCGCCGTGCCGCAGGGCGTTGCCCACGAGGTTGGCGACCACGATGTCGAAGCGGCGCGGGTCGAGGCGGGCGCGGATGCCGTCGGGGAGTTCGGTGCGGACCCGGTCGTCGGTCCAGTGCCGGTTCGACAGGGTCTTGCGGATGGCCTCGGCCACGTCGACCTCGTCGGCGTTCAGCTCGGCCGCGCGGGCGTCGAAGCGGGAGATCTCCATCAGGTCCTCGACGAGCACGGCGAGCTTGCCGGTCTCGGCGCTGACCAGCCGCACCGCCCGGGCGGTGTCGGCGTCCAGAGCGTCCGCGTCCTCGTCGAGGACCTCGGTGACGGCGAGCATTCCGGCGAGGGGGGTGCGCAGTTCGTGCGAGACGTCGGAGGCGAAGCGGCGGGCGCGGGCCTCGGCCTCGCGCAGTTCCTTCACGGAGCGCTCCAGTTCGCCCGCGGCCTCGTTGAAGGTGCGCGCCAGGTCCGCCAGTTCGTCGCTGCCGCGCACCGGAATCCGGGTGTCAAGCCGGCCGCTGCCCATGCTCCGGGCCGCCCGGCGCAGTTCCCGCACCGGGCGCAGCACGCTGCGGGCGGCCATCAGGCCGGGTATCAGCGCTACGGCGAGACCGGGCAGGGCGCCGTCCCGGGCGGCCATGAGGAGGGCGTCGACATTGACCTGCTCGTCGGTCATCCGCATGACGGCGTACAGGACGAGTCCGCTGGGCAGCAGGCTGTCCGGGCTGGTCTTGAAGACCATGGGCATGGCGATGGTCAGATACGGGACGCCGTCCTTGACGACCCGCTCGAAGCTGCCGTGCGGGTTGGCCAGCGCCCGGCGCCGCAGTTCGGGGGTGATGACGGTGGAGACGGGGTTCTCACCCGAGGACGCGCGCATCGAGCCGTACTCGGCGAACACCACCCAGGGGTGCGGCTTGCCCCTGCGGGCGATGTCCCGCAGGAGCTGCTCCAGGTCCTCCCCGCCCTGCACGGGCAGCGCGAATCCCGTCTGCTGGACCTGGTCGCGGAACGACGTGACCGCCGTGTCCTGGGCGGTCTGCAGCAGCGCGCTGCGGGCCTCGCGGTAGGTCAGCGCGGCCGTCGTGCCGGCGCTGACGGCGGCGACCAGCAGGAAGGCGAGCAGCAGCCGGGTGCGCAGCCCGAACGCCCGTACGCGGCGCGGCCGGCCGGGGCTCACAGCGGCCCGAAGCGATAGCCGAAGCCGCGCAGTGTCTGGACGTAGCGGGGACTGCGGGGCTCGTCCTCGATCTTGCCGCGCAGCCGGGCGACGCAGGCGTCGACCAGCCGGGCGTCCGCGTGGTAGCTGTGCTCCCAGACGTGCTCCAGCAGTTGCTGTCTGCTGAACACCTGCTCGGGGGCGGCGGACAGATGCAGCAGGAGCTTGAGCTCCGAGGGGGCGAGCGCGAGCGGCCGGCCGGCTTTGCTGACGGTCAGTCCGACCCGGTCGACGGCGAGTTCGCCGTGGACCTCGATGGCCTGGCGGCCCGGGCCGACGTCGTCCAGGCGGCGCAGTACGGCCCGGATCCGGGCCTCGATCACCTCGGTGCGGGCGGGCTTGACGATGTAGTCGTCGGCACCGGCCTCCAGGCCGATGACCACGTCGAAGTCGTCGCCGCGCGCGGTAAGCATGATGATCGGCAGCTGGCTGCGCTCGCGGACCTGCCGGCAGACCTGGACGCCGTTCATGCCGGGCAGCATCAGGTCCAACAGCAGCAGATCGGGGCGGAATTCGGCCAGCGCGACCAGGCCGGCCTCGCCGGTCGCGGCCGCCCGTACCTCGTGGCCGCGACGGCGCAGACCGAGCTCGACCCCCTCGCGTACGGAGGGGTCGTCCTCGATGAGGAGCACGCGGGGCATCAGCGGTTCTCCCTCGTGATCAAGTCCGGGTCAGTCTGCGGCGTACGCCGCGGAGCAGCGCGTCGAGTTCGGCGAGTCGCAGCGGACGGGCGAGCAGGGCGAAGGTGAGGACGACGGCGGTCACGCCGACGACCGTGGAGACCACCGCACCCGCCGGTGCGGTTCCCAGGGCCCCGAAGTAGCCCAGCGCGGTGGCGGGTACGGCGGCGAGCACCAGCCGCACATGCGCGCCGACGGCCGACGAGCGCAGCGGGCGCGCGACGGCCAGCCGGCGGCTGAGCACCCGCCCGGTCACCGCCCAGCCCGCGCACAGCGCCAGCGAGTACGCCGCCGCCATGCCCGTCACGGCCCAGCGCGCGGGCAGCAGGTGGGCGGCGGCCAGGGACAGTCCCGCGTTGAGGGCGACGATCACGAGGTTGAGCAGGAACGGCGTACGGGTGTCGGACAGCGCGTAGAAGGCGCGGGACAGGACGTACTGGCCCGACAGGGCGACGAGTCCCGGCGCGAAGGCCATCAGGATCCCGGCCATGGCGGCCGTGTCGGCGGCACTGGTCCTGCCGTATCCGAAGACGAGGGCCATCACGGGCTGGGCGAGGGCGAACAGCGCGCACGCCGCGGGTACGACGGCGGAGGCGCAGACGCGCAGCGCGTGGGAGACGTCGCGCCGTACGGAGTCGGTGTCGCCGTCGGCGGCGGCCGCGCTCATCCGGGGCATCAGCGCGGTGACC
It encodes:
- a CDS encoding sensor histidine kinase, whose translation is MSPGRPRRVRAFGLRTRLLLAFLLVAAVSAGTTAALTYREARSALLQTAQDTAVTSFRDQVQQTGFALPVQGGEDLEQLLRDIARRGKPHPWVVFAEYGSMRASSGENPVSTVITPELRRRALANPHGSFERVVKDGVPYLTIAMPMVFKTSPDSLLPSGLVLYAVMRMTDEQVNVDALLMAARDGALPGLAVALIPGLMAARSVLRPVRELRRAARSMGSGRLDTRIPVRGSDELADLARTFNEAAGELERSVKELREAEARARRFASDVSHELRTPLAGMLAVTEVLDEDADALDADTARAVRLVSAETGKLAVLVEDLMEISRFDARAAELNADEVDVAEAIRKTLSNRHWTDDRVRTELPDGIRARLDPRRFDIVVANLVGNALRHGGAPVTVRLRTEARSPGTPVLITEIADSGPGIRPEVLPHVFDRFFKADAARTRSAGSGLGLAITQENVRLHDGTIRAGNLPGAGAVFTVEIPLHAEGAGG
- a CDS encoding PH domain-containing protein; protein product: MSGVREVTCRPRLKPTVRRFVVLAAAGAILSGTGLAVVRVAYRDGPADAWVCVGLFAALLGVVFLYGAVAKVRADAYGVRSRTLLRRRSVPWHDIADLRVYVQYARSQEIQRIEMVLRGGRTRRLPLPASASSDDRADFDAKLDALRALHRLYGTPESSHVAVISKRTAGRGTAVPLTLCVLLLAGAGLAAWFVPATESLKRAWESAVPCAAEAPARECLTTLPAVITRAEVGKGKQRSWLYFAEGRPLERLSVSQEGARGFRPGDRVELTVWRREVREVTGEHHVWREHFPGGGDVAVVAAGCALAAGYPASLVLLRRRGRRLPADEVLPSALPFAGALVATALWLLPLCYLHPTAPPTSPGGLTWAVAGSLATLGLFTWAWRATRIRTPHKAAAARTLRKPSDEDEDEEVFLAARFLESTDYNPNNFGTHIVLGGGPPAVTPHPGPGRFAAKRIPVERLTVKDVRRPRGGDGDTVPRGWQIAELDDAGRPVHLAAAPADLARIVQALSTPRTPAHVTRPDL
- a CDS encoding response regulator transcription factor, yielding MPRVLLIEDDPSVREGVELGLRRRGHEVRAAATGEAGLVALAEFRPDLLLLDLMLPGMNGVQVCRQVRERSQLPIIMLTARGDDFDVVIGLEAGADDYIVKPARTEVIEARIRAVLRRLDDVGPGRQAIEVHGELAVDRVGLTVSKAGRPLALAPSELKLLLHLSAAPEQVFSRQQLLEHVWEHSYHADARLVDACVARLRGKIEDEPRSPRYVQTLRGFGYRFGPL
- a CDS encoding DUF6223 family protein, with product MSVGFVHAAPAATHASVHSVAADAYELTAGRFVGTAAALVALAGVIVGGLALARSRSAGRGGDAKRAAVVSLVAGLSGMAVGALNLAVADGGPGTGNGVVGGAMALVLGLAATVLGRLALVRSRRGQEESASGRGARRTRPAS